In Topomyia yanbarensis strain Yona2022 chromosome 2, ASM3024719v1, whole genome shotgun sequence, one DNA window encodes the following:
- the LOC131678958 gene encoding ejaculatory bulb-specific protein 3-like: MQSLSLAVTLLVLVLAVVVTGQQQKYTDKFDNINVDQVLGNDRILSNYLKCLLDKGPCTQEGRELKRLLPDALKTSCEKCSEKQRTSSRKVINHLETKKPAEWKKLLDKYDPEGIYKSKVEKLGRGA; encoded by the exons ATGCAGTCTCTGTCTCTAGCCGTGACCCTGCTGGTTCTCGTGTTGGCCGTAGTCGTAACCGGCCAGCAGCAAAAATACACCGACAAATTTGACAACATCAACGTGGACCAAGTTCTCGGTAATGATCGCATCCTGAGCAACTATCTCAAGTGCCTGCTGGATAAGGGTCCTTGCACCCAGGAAGGACGCGAGCTGAAGA GACTGCTCCCGGACGCGCTGAAAACCAGCTGCGAGAAGTGCAGCGAGAAGCAGCGGACCAGCTCCCGCAAGGTCATCAACCACCTGGAGACGAAGAAACCGGCCGAATGGAAGAAACTTTTGGACAAATACGACCCGGAGGGTATCTACAAGAGCAAGGTCGAGAAGCTGGGCCGAGGTGCCTGA